In Bacillus toyonensis BCT-7112, a single window of DNA contains:
- a CDS encoding cryptochrome/photolyase family protein — MQNKIIVMFQKDFRLYDNPALFEAAQSGEVVPVYVHDETFSMGSASKWWLHHAVIDVKKQLEALGSTLIIRKGRTEEEIRSLIEQLRITAVYWNICYDPDRLQSNQKMKMMLEGKGIICKEFNSHLLLEPWIIKKKDNTEYKVFTPFYNAFQKQIIPKPISKVQSIKWGNSLPASLSVSELHLLPTIPWTSHMEAIWDPTEEGAYKTFKKFFSSKLVFYSEGRDFPDQNVHSMLAPYLSFGQISVRLMYHYLINKSTERQCSLFEKQVNSFIRQLIWREFSYYLLYHYPFTVYKPLNKSFEHFPWNNEEELLTVWQKGETGYPFIDAGMRELWQTGFMHNRARMAVASFLVKHLLIPWQEGAKWFMDTLLDADIANNTMGWQWVAGSGADASPYFRIFNPITQGEKFDKNGEYIRRWVPELRDIPNKYIHKPWEAPEHILQKANIQLGHTYPLPVVDHKAARERALCAYKSMKEFI, encoded by the coding sequence ATGCAAAACAAAATTATTGTTATGTTTCAAAAAGATTTTCGCTTATATGATAACCCAGCTTTATTTGAAGCTGCTCAGTCCGGTGAGGTTGTTCCGGTATATGTACATGACGAAACTTTTTCAATGGGAAGTGCATCAAAGTGGTGGTTGCACCATGCTGTAATAGATGTAAAGAAGCAACTTGAGGCATTGGGCTCTACTTTAATAATTCGTAAAGGACGTACGGAGGAAGAAATACGTTCTCTCATAGAACAATTACGTATAACGGCTGTATATTGGAATATTTGCTATGATCCGGACAGATTACAATCTAATCAAAAAATGAAAATGATGTTAGAAGGTAAAGGCATTATTTGTAAGGAATTTAATTCGCATTTATTATTAGAACCGTGGATTATTAAAAAGAAAGATAACACTGAATATAAGGTGTTTACGCCTTTTTACAATGCATTTCAAAAGCAGATAATACCTAAACCTATTAGTAAAGTGCAGAGTATAAAGTGGGGAAACTCTTTACCAGCAAGCTTATCTGTTTCAGAATTACACTTGTTGCCGACTATACCGTGGACATCTCATATGGAAGCAATATGGGATCCGACAGAAGAAGGGGCATACAAAACATTCAAGAAATTTTTCTCTAGCAAATTAGTCTTTTATAGTGAAGGAAGAGATTTTCCAGATCAAAATGTACATTCGATGTTGGCACCGTATCTTTCATTTGGTCAAATATCAGTGAGGTTGATGTATCATTACTTAATAAATAAAAGTACCGAAAGACAATGTAGTCTTTTTGAAAAACAAGTGAATAGCTTTATACGTCAATTAATTTGGCGAGAGTTTTCTTATTATTTACTATATCATTATCCGTTTACAGTATATAAACCTCTTAATAAGAGCTTTGAACATTTTCCGTGGAATAATGAAGAGGAGTTATTAACAGTATGGCAGAAAGGTGAAACTGGTTATCCGTTTATTGATGCGGGAATGCGGGAACTGTGGCAAACAGGTTTTATGCATAATCGAGCAAGAATGGCTGTAGCTTCTTTTCTTGTAAAGCATTTATTAATCCCATGGCAAGAAGGAGCAAAATGGTTTATGGATACACTATTAGATGCTGATATTGCAAATAATACAATGGGGTGGCAATGGGTTGCTGGAAGTGGAGCGGATGCATCACCATACTTTCGTATTTTTAACCCGATTACACAAGGAGAAAAGTTTGATAAAAATGGGGAGTATATAAGAAGATGGGTGCCAGAATTAAGAGATATACCGAATAAATATATACATAAGCCGTGGGAAGCACCTGAGCATATTTTACAAAAGGCCAATATACAGCTTGGTCATACATATCCTTTGCCAGTTGTTGATCATAAGGCAGCGCGGGAGAGAGCACTTTGTGCATATAAAAGTATGAAAGAATTTATATAA
- a CDS encoding NADH dehydrogenase subunit 5 produces MLISLSSSTLLTLFFIALSASWLSGLLFLNARMPLRFVHIHIGIAAVPSLVSLLALVNNNGDRVVGPWRLDTLAWLMAFFVLTIGLIIQRFSVRYLMGDRSYRKYFALFTFTTGVSSVAWLSDDLRFMIICWGATLIGLVLLIGLNKGWKVVSEATKISSYLFTISWIALLAAIIWLFQVTGQWQLTSVLTNENVAQFGILEKTGINLLIIVAVMIPAAQWPFQRWLIESAVAPTPVSAIMHAGLVNAGGIMLTRFLPLFHDDIAQIILLIFSSISVFIGTGISLVQVDYKRQLVGSTIAQMGFMLIQCALGAYVAAVIHLILHGLFKATLFLQAGSSVERFGVVKQSNEKMSNLWMIVGRGLGLFIAITFWFMTSGDGYQLVSALILGCSLYFSWKQLVVFGEGRMGRIAGLIVLIGFSLIYFTVHNSLYKWLHTDIYQSVQPSAPAAIFVICILLFSSAISTFVTRNQSSTLFAVLYLWLVRVGEARRKSVESHPSYLKHYVSKGGNS; encoded by the coding sequence ATGTTAATTTCGCTAAGTTCATCAACACTGTTAACATTATTTTTTATCGCGCTTAGTGCTTCTTGGCTAAGTGGATTATTGTTTTTAAATGCAAGGATGCCTTTACGTTTTGTTCATATCCATATTGGTATCGCTGCTGTGCCTTCATTGGTTTCTTTGCTTGCACTTGTTAATAACAATGGAGATAGAGTTGTGGGGCCTTGGCGTCTAGATACTTTAGCTTGGTTAATGGCTTTCTTTGTTCTTACAATTGGTTTAATCATTCAGCGCTTTTCTGTACGTTACTTAATGGGGGATCGCTCATATCGAAAATACTTTGCACTTTTTACATTTACTACAGGTGTATCTTCTGTTGCATGGTTAAGTGATGATCTTCGCTTCATGATTATTTGTTGGGGCGCAACGCTTATAGGATTGGTTCTACTCATAGGGCTAAATAAAGGGTGGAAAGTAGTTAGCGAAGCAACAAAAATTTCTAGTTATTTATTTACAATAAGTTGGATCGCCTTGCTAGCAGCTATCATTTGGCTTTTTCAAGTCACTGGACAGTGGCAGTTAACATCAGTTTTAACGAATGAAAATGTAGCTCAATTTGGAATATTGGAGAAAACAGGAATTAACTTATTAATTATAGTAGCTGTGATGATTCCAGCAGCACAATGGCCTTTCCAAAGATGGTTAATTGAGTCAGCTGTTGCTCCAACTCCTGTTTCTGCTATTATGCATGCGGGGTTAGTAAATGCTGGCGGTATCATGTTAACCAGATTTTTACCTCTTTTTCATGATGATATTGCACAAATCATTTTACTTATTTTCTCTAGTATTTCTGTTTTCATAGGAACAGGAATTAGCCTAGTTCAAGTTGATTATAAACGTCAGCTAGTGGGATCAACTATTGCCCAAATGGGTTTTATGCTTATTCAATGTGCATTAGGAGCCTATGTAGCGGCTGTTATTCATTTAATTTTACATGGTTTGTTTAAAGCTACACTGTTTTTACAAGCTGGTTCTTCAGTAGAACGTTTTGGGGTAGTGAAGCAGTCTAATGAAAAGATGTCCAATTTATGGATGATAGTCGGGCGTGGTTTAGGATTATTTATAGCAATTACTTTTTGGTTTATGACTTCTGGAGATGGGTATCAACTAGTTAGTGCGTTAATCTTAGGATGTTCACTATACTTTTCGTGGAAACAACTTGTTGTTTTTGGAGAGGGAAGAATGGGACGAATTGCTGGCTTAATTGTTTTGATTGGATTTTCTCTCATTTACTTTACCGTTCATAATTCTCTTTATAAATGGTTGCATACTGATATTTATCAAAGTGTTCAACCTTCAGCTCCAGCCGCTATCTTTGTTATATGTATTTTACTATTTAGTAGTGCTATTAGTACTTTCGTTACTCGTAATCAATCTTCTACTTTATTCGCTGTACTTTATCTTTGGTTAGTTCGAGTAGGTGAGGCGAGAAGAAAGTCAGTAGAAAGTCACCCAAGCTATCTTAAACATTATGTATCAAAGGGAGGTAATTCGTGA
- a CDS encoding MFS transporter — translation MRSKRGVEVFFMKNSKSVLIFILAVGVFGILNTEMGYIGLLPALSDHFDVSVSKASLMVSLFALAIAIAAPTLPLVFSGVNRKTVMLLVLAIFIIGNVISIFTTNFTVALVARVIPAFFHPVYVSMALSVAATSVSAKEAPKAVAKVFIGVSAGMVLGVPIVNFLANVFTLEISLTFFALVNIFAFIMTIVFIPSMPVQEKLSYGSQLKILTKGITWLSILAVTFLNGAVFGIYSYPAEYLDVVTKMSPYMISSMLFVYGLANIIGNILAGRLLTIAPVRTVIIYPIALMILYCAFFFVSELAIPTAIFIVIWGVLGGIGGNVNQYWMMSSAPNSPDFANGLFLTSCNLGTTIGTGIAGIIIAQIGTKYILFVGIFALVLGFICILLRNMLYKSTNA, via the coding sequence ATGAGAAGTAAAAGAGGAGTTGAAGTGTTTTTTATGAAGAATTCAAAAAGTGTATTAATTTTTATATTAGCAGTAGGGGTTTTCGGTATTCTTAATACTGAAATGGGATATATTGGCCTGCTTCCGGCATTATCAGATCATTTTGATGTAAGTGTTTCGAAGGCAAGTTTAATGGTTAGTTTGTTCGCGCTCGCCATTGCCATTGCGGCTCCAACGCTTCCTTTAGTTTTTTCGGGTGTAAATCGAAAAACGGTTATGTTGCTCGTACTAGCAATCTTTATTATCGGCAACGTTATTTCAATTTTTACAACGAATTTTACAGTTGCTTTAGTTGCACGAGTAATTCCGGCTTTCTTTCATCCAGTGTACGTATCGATGGCTTTATCAGTAGCAGCAACTTCAGTTAGTGCAAAAGAAGCTCCAAAAGCAGTTGCCAAAGTGTTTATTGGGGTTTCAGCTGGTATGGTTTTAGGTGTACCGATTGTCAACTTTTTAGCAAATGTATTTACACTTGAAATATCATTAACATTTTTTGCACTTGTTAATATTTTTGCGTTTATTATGACAATCGTATTTATTCCCTCTATGCCTGTTCAGGAAAAGCTTTCTTATGGTTCGCAGCTTAAGATTTTAACGAAAGGTATCACATGGCTATCCATACTTGCTGTAACTTTTTTAAATGGAGCGGTATTTGGAATTTATAGTTATCCAGCTGAATATTTAGATGTAGTTACGAAAATGTCGCCGTATATGATAAGTAGCATGCTATTTGTTTATGGGTTAGCAAATATTATCGGGAATATTCTTGCAGGGAGATTACTGACAATAGCTCCTGTCCGTACGGTAATCATTTATCCCATTGCTCTAATGATATTATATTGTGCCTTTTTCTTTGTATCAGAGCTTGCGATACCAACTGCAATTTTTATTGTAATTTGGGGTGTTCTTGGCGGGATTGGTGGTAATGTCAATCAATATTGGATGATGTCTTCAGCACCTAATTCACCAGATTTTGCTAATGGCTTATTTTTAACTTCTTGTAATTTAGGGACTACAATTGGTACTGGGATCGCAGGGATAATTATTGCACAAATTGGAACGAAATATATTTTGTTTGTAGGCATATTTGCATTAGTATTAGGGTTTATTTGTATTCTGCTTCGAAATATGTTGTATAAATCTACAAATGCCTAA
- a CDS encoding DUF2294 domain-containing protein has translation MKSSKGSIESEISKAITHWEKDYLGRGSISVKTDILRDMIIVNLQGILTPAEYTVCETKDGMLTIKKNRSELVESGIEDLKEIILELTGEKVKSFHTDISSRTGERVMIFKLFNNLEEKF, from the coding sequence ATGAAAAGCTCAAAAGGCTCTATTGAATCAGAGATAAGCAAAGCAATTACTCACTGGGAAAAGGACTACCTAGGACGCGGGTCTATATCCGTTAAGACAGATATATTACGGGATATGATTATCGTAAATTTACAAGGTATTTTAACACCGGCTGAATATACTGTTTGCGAAACAAAAGACGGTATGCTAACGATAAAGAAAAATCGTTCAGAGTTAGTTGAATCTGGAATTGAAGATCTTAAAGAAATTATACTAGAATTAACTGGAGAGAAAGTGAAAAGCTTTCATACGGATATAAGCTCTCGTACAGGCGAACGAGTAATGATTTTTAAATTGTTTAATAATCTTGAGGAAAAATTTTAA
- a CDS encoding DUF2309 domain-containing protein — protein MSIPSILKKDTNIDMQENTINDLVASASRVIATLWPISTFAAHHPWMGLEKQSFEQVANWLKEARNVDIYPSASMIHSAKAKGEIEESFLQMSLSRWLDSQSFHIPREKAERFCQAALKLEKLPSSLLSSPELNKLAEEMSYINTGSMKASVMQPISLLIENQNSENLSDILNYHIIKWCKLYLDESGLSWTMPNREKGFYRAWQHLIKFDPALSKNERKVLKDWPQDAQVALARALSELGISESNMQAYLEGHLLSLPGWAGMIRWRSQQSIQEQGLLIEYLAVRISMELAIAKPYLPLKNQKVEKKVSIVPLIASWIYWGNISIEEWLQMPAAEQSELLTFAYRFDENIRKKLWLEAWEQTHTEQLREKIASKQCATNDKKRVLAQLAFCIDVRSEPFRRHLEKLGPFETFGIAGFFGLPIATSELGSNNNHPSLPVILKPKHQIKELTNENELKSYEQRKRIGSSVRYTFKTMKQNVLTSMALPELSGPLLGLQMVTRSFVPRGVGGFIRNLRKTMLQKPDTTFSLNHVHDTKGEIPIGFTKEEKVNYVRQALKMVGLTEKFAPLVVMCGHSSQSTNNPYAAALECGACGGAAGGFNARVFATLCNLPEVREALFVEGIKIPEDTIFAAAEHKTTVDELEWIYVPELSETAQEAFDCIESIMPNVSQHANRERLTQLPNFKTKIKNASKEAHRFAEDWSEIRPEWGLARNASFIIGQRELTQDCDLEGRAFLHNYDWKQDESGDILANIIAGPGTVAQWINLQYYASTVAPHYYGSGNKTTQTVTAGLGVMQGNASDLLPGLPWQSVMQSDSETYHSPLRLLIVIQAPIEYIERLLNNDFAFREKVQNRWVRLASIDPEGRWKNW, from the coding sequence ATGAGCATACCGTCAATATTAAAGAAAGATACAAACATTGATATGCAAGAAAATACTATAAATGATTTAGTTGCATCTGCTAGCCGTGTTATTGCGACACTTTGGCCTATCTCTACGTTTGCAGCTCATCACCCTTGGATGGGACTTGAAAAGCAATCATTTGAACAAGTCGCAAATTGGTTAAAAGAAGCTCGTAATGTGGATATTTATCCTAGTGCCTCCATGATTCATTCGGCAAAAGCGAAAGGTGAGATTGAGGAATCATTTTTACAAATGAGTTTGTCTCGTTGGCTGGATTCACAATCTTTTCATATTCCGCGAGAGAAAGCAGAGCGATTTTGCCAAGCAGCTTTAAAGTTAGAAAAATTACCTTCTAGTCTATTATCATCGCCAGAATTAAATAAATTGGCAGAAGAAATGAGTTATATAAATACAGGAAGTATGAAAGCCTCTGTTATGCAGCCAATAAGTTTGCTTATAGAGAATCAAAATAGTGAAAACCTATCTGATATTCTTAATTATCATATCATTAAATGGTGTAAATTATATCTTGATGAATCCGGGTTAAGTTGGACGATGCCAAATCGAGAGAAAGGTTTTTATCGGGCATGGCAACACCTTATTAAATTTGATCCAGCGCTCAGTAAAAATGAGCGTAAAGTTTTAAAAGATTGGCCACAGGATGCCCAAGTTGCTTTAGCGAGAGCATTATCTGAACTAGGAATTTCTGAATCTAACATGCAAGCTTACCTTGAAGGGCACTTACTTTCTTTACCTGGGTGGGCAGGAATGATACGATGGCGCTCACAACAATCAATTCAGGAACAGGGGCTCTTAATAGAATATTTAGCAGTTCGAATTTCTATGGAGTTGGCTATTGCAAAACCTTATTTACCTTTAAAAAATCAAAAGGTTGAGAAAAAAGTTTCGATCGTCCCACTTATAGCTTCTTGGATCTATTGGGGGAATATTTCAATAGAGGAATGGCTACAAATGCCTGCAGCTGAACAAAGCGAATTATTAACATTTGCTTATCGTTTTGATGAAAATATTCGCAAGAAACTTTGGCTCGAAGCTTGGGAACAGACGCATACAGAGCAATTAAGGGAGAAGATTGCTTCTAAACAATGTGCAACTAATGATAAAAAGCGTGTATTAGCTCAATTAGCATTCTGTATTGATGTACGTTCAGAACCGTTTCGTCGCCACCTTGAAAAATTAGGTCCGTTTGAAACATTTGGAATAGCTGGTTTCTTTGGATTACCAATTGCAACTAGTGAACTAGGTAGTAATAACAACCATCCTTCTTTGCCAGTTATACTCAAACCGAAACATCAAATAAAAGAGCTCACAAATGAAAATGAACTTAAATCTTATGAGCAACGTAAGAGGATAGGTAGTTCGGTGCGTTATACATTTAAAACGATGAAACAGAACGTACTGACAAGTATGGCGCTACCTGAGTTAAGTGGTCCATTACTTGGTCTACAGATGGTGACAAGAAGCTTTGTCCCAAGAGGAGTTGGTGGTTTCATTCGTAACCTTCGTAAAACTATGTTACAAAAACCTGATACAACATTCTCGCTTAATCATGTTCATGACACAAAAGGTGAGATACCTATCGGTTTTACGAAAGAAGAAAAAGTGAACTATGTGCGTCAAGCTTTAAAAATGGTGGGACTGACAGAAAAATTTGCTCCTTTAGTTGTAATGTGCGGACACAGTAGTCAAAGTACGAACAACCCTTATGCTGCAGCACTTGAGTGTGGTGCTTGTGGCGGAGCAGCAGGAGGATTCAATGCAAGAGTTTTTGCTACTTTATGCAATCTGCCAGAAGTGCGAGAGGCGTTGTTTGTTGAAGGTATTAAAATTCCTGAGGATACCATTTTTGCAGCAGCTGAACATAAAACAACAGTGGACGAATTGGAATGGATTTACGTCCCAGAACTTTCGGAAACTGCACAAGAAGCATTTGATTGTATCGAGTCGATTATGCCAAATGTGAGCCAACATGCAAATAGAGAGCGTTTAACACAATTACCAAATTTTAAAACGAAAATAAAAAATGCGAGTAAAGAGGCACATCGATTTGCAGAAGATTGGAGTGAAATACGTCCAGAATGGGGATTAGCCCGTAATGCATCTTTTATTATCGGGCAACGAGAATTAACTCAGGATTGTGATTTAGAAGGTAGGGCTTTCCTCCATAATTATGATTGGAAACAGGATGAAAGTGGCGATATATTAGCTAACATTATTGCAGGACCAGGAACAGTAGCTCAGTGGATAAATCTACAATATTACGCTTCAACTGTAGCTCCACATTATTATGGTAGTGGAAACAAAACAACACAAACCGTAACGGCAGGTCTCGGTGTTATGCAGGGAAATGCAAGTGATTTGTTGCCAGGCTTACCTTGGCAATCCGTTATGCAGTCAGATAGTGAGACGTATCATTCACCACTTCGTTTACTAATTGTAATTCAAGCGCCTATTGAATATATAGAGCGTTTGCTAAATAATGATTTCGCATTTCGAGAAAAAGTTCAAAATAGATGGGTTAGACTTGCAAGTATTGATCCAGAGGGACGCTGGAAAAACTGGTAA